TCTCTCATCATAGGAATATTTTACAGCATCTATTAAATTTACAGGAATATTTTTCTTTTATTTTACAAATTCATCTTTATCTTTGTTTTAAAGATGGAAGACTATGAAGAAACTTTTACCTCAGGAAGAAGCAACTGGATATCTGCTCCCTTATTTTGAAAAATTTGTTTCTATTGTTGAGAAGGCGATGGCTGATGTGAAACGGCTGGAGGCAACTCACTCAGAGATCCGGGAGAAATACACAAGCTGGTCACCATTAGCGAAATCCGTGATGGTCAACAACTTTATGTGCATCTATGCCGAGGAAGCTTTTTCAGGTGACCCGGAAGTTATCATAAATCCTTTGCGCAATGACCCTTTCGGCATCTTACTAAGGGGTAAACTCTTCATCCGGTTCAACAAGCTTAACGCTGATCTGTCACCCAGCACCAATAATGCGACGAAGCGGACGGAGGATTTGAACTACCAGAACAGTTTTGAGGGATTTGAGAACATCCCCTGCATTTATGCGGGGTACACCTCTAACCGCGAAGCCATTGACAGCATTGGCTCCATCAATCTGGTTTACCGTCCCTTCAATTCCGTTATATGGAATATAGATTTACGGACCCGATTAGGTCAGGAACAACCGGAAATACCATTCTACACCGAGACCGGCGCAACAGTAGTTCCTATTGCAGAAAGAAGGGTGACTGTAAAGAAGAAACCACAAGCAGACAAGACAATAGAAGGATAGGTTAAATGATGGAAACGAATATGCTTTTCCTAGGTAAGGTGAACCCTAACATGGTCATTTTAGCTCGTGAATCGCGTGGGGTAACCCAAAAAGAGCTGGCTGAGAAAATGTGCATCAAACAGGGCACCCTGTCTAAGATTGAAAATGGGCTTCAGAACGTATCAGAAGAACTGCTGAATATATTAAGTGCTGAATTGGCGTATCCGGCAAGTTTCTTCTTCCAGCAGAATCAGCTGTATAACCCGAGTCTGGTGCATTATCGGAAACGAACTGTGTTTACCAAGAAGGACTTGGCCAAGGCTGATGCCACTATGAATATCAGCAAAATCAACCTGGAGAAACTGCTGAACTCAGTTGATATACCTGATTTACAATTGCCAAAATGGGAAGTAGAGGAACATGGCTCTCCGGAAAAGTGCGCTACATACTTGCGGGAATACTGGCGGCTACCGAAAGGGAGGATAGAAAATATAACGAAGCTGGTGGAAGACAAGGGAATTCTGGTGGTACCTATTGATTTTGACTCACCTAAGATGGATGGTCTGAACATCTTTACCGATACTAACCATCCTATCATATTCTACAACCGCAACATACCAACTGACCGGCAGCGCTTGACAATTGCCCATGAATTAGGCCACATTCTGCTGCACCTGGGGCAACCCATTGCAGAAAACCGGGACGTGGAAGCGGAAGCATATGCTTTTGCGGCTGAGTTCCTGATGCCCGCTGCGGAAATTAAATCCCACTTGGGAAAGGTGGATATTGCCAGGTTGGCAGATTTGAAAAGATACTGGAAAGTGTCCATGGCAGCCCTTATTATCCGGGCTAAAACACTGCGCCTGATTACCGAAAACCAGTACCGGTACCTATGGCAGCAAATGAGCGCTTTGGGATACCGGACAAAGGAACCCAAAGAACTGGATCCCGCACCGGAGCCCCCTATTCTGTTGCAAGAACTGGTGGATGCCCATTTAAATGATTTAGGGTATTCAGAAGAAGAGTTGGCGCAGCTGCTGTCTTTACAATTGGAAGATTTTAAAAC
This sequence is a window from Rufibacter sp. LB8. Protein-coding genes within it:
- a CDS encoding ImmA/IrrE family metallo-endopeptidase; this translates as MVILARESRGVTQKELAEKMCIKQGTLSKIENGLQNVSEELLNILSAELAYPASFFFQQNQLYNPSLVHYRKRTVFTKKDLAKADATMNISKINLEKLLNSVDIPDLQLPKWEVEEHGSPEKCATYLREYWRLPKGRIENITKLVEDKGILVVPIDFDSPKMDGLNIFTDTNHPIIFYNRNIPTDRQRLTIAHELGHILLHLGQPIAENRDVEAEAYAFAAEFLMPAAEIKSHLGKVDIARLADLKRYWKVSMAALIIRAKTLRLITENQYRYLWQQMSALGYRTKEPKELDPAPEPPILLQELVDAHLNDLGYSEEELAQLLSLQLEDFKTRYQENEVARPKLKIIR